The following coding sequences are from one Eucalyptus grandis isolate ANBG69807.140 chromosome 11, ASM1654582v1, whole genome shotgun sequence window:
- the LOC104428381 gene encoding E3 ubiquitin-protein ligase PRT1-like, which produces MEEEQSARRMEELRSVAIDDAEPEQISESFTCRACLELLYKPIILACGHISCFWCVHQSMNGVRESKCRICQQPYLHFPSICLLLHFLLLKMYPDSYRRREILTLEEEKKMETFSPQFDALAWRSGDEEQQKLSHSSQSHMTCSGPNSSMETGSFSGEPQAGKVQSEPVEGIDSYGPSSPKQDLKLEHDITVQEENAHPVGSDQSCKQITASDVLCAECKQLLFHPVSLNCGHVYCESCIVYPADEKLTCQVCKSRHPGGLPKVCLELDHFLEQQFPEEYALGRLTARPRLAISENGSQKSRNSRADNELRNSSRSIDTLMTHLGVGCDYCGMYPIIGDRYQCQDCVEKIGFDLCGDCYNSRCKLPGRFNQQHRPEHKFRPKKPLYMQNYMLRLVTGQLDDGSTALVFPNEGSEDGVSPTAPTSLSDVQEDAENSLSINFVFEDEPDSEHQNNSQSNSN; this is translated from the exons ATGGAGGAGGAGCAGTCGGCTCGGAGAATGGAGGAGCTTCGATCGGTGGCCATCGACGACGCCGAGCCCGAGCAAATCTCCGAATCTTTCACCTGCCGCGCTTGCCT GGAACTTCTTTACAAGCCAATCATATTAG CTTGTGGCCATATTTCCTGTTTCTGGTGTGTGCATCAATCAATGAATGGTGTACGTGAATCGAAATGCAGAATTTGTCAGCAACCGTATCTTCACTTTCCCAGCATCTGTCTGTTACTTCACTTTTTGCTGCTTAAGATGTATCCTGATTCCTATAGGAGAAGGGAAATACTAACGTTAG aggaagaaaagaaaatggaaacttTCTCTCCGCAGTTTGATGCTCTTGCGTGGAGATCAGGCGACGAGGAACAACAAAAGTTATCCCATTCTTCACAATCACACATGACATGTTCGGGCCCTAACTCATCTATGGAAACTGGGTCTTTTAGTGGTGAACCCCAAGCAGGTAAGGTGCAATCGGAGCCTGTTGAGGGTATTGATAGTTACGGTCCAAGCAGTCCCAAACAAGACTTGAAACTAGAACATGATATAACTGTTCAAGAGGAGAATGCGCATCCAGTTGGCTCAGACCAAAGCTGCAAGCAGATTACTGCATCGGATGTGCTCTGCGCAGAATGCAAGCAATTGCTTTTTCATCCCGTTTCTCTTAATTGCGGCCATG TATATTGTGAATCTTGCATTGTGTATCCAGCTGATGAAAAGCTCACATGTCAAGTTTGTAAAAGCCGACATCCAGGGGGATTACCAAAAGTTTGCTTGGAGCTGGATCACTTTTTGGAGCAACAGTTTCCTGAAGAGTATGCTTTGGGGAGATTAACTGCACGGCCCAGGCTGGCCATCTCAGAGAATGGTAGCCAAAAATCTC GTAATAGCAGAGCTGATAACGAACTAAGGAATTCATCACGGTCAATTGATACTTTGATGACCCATTTGGGAGTTGGCTGCGATTACTGTGGG ATGTATCCAATAATTGGAGATAGATACCAGTGTCAGGATTGTGTCGAGAAGATTGGCTTTGATCTCTGTGGAGATTGCTACAATTCCCGTTGCAAGCTCCCCGGCCGGTTCAACCAACAACATCGACCAGAGCACAAGTTCAGACCCAAAAAGCCACTTTATATGCAAAACTATATGCTCAGGTTAGTGACGGGGCAGCTAGACGATGGCTCTACTGCTCTCGTCTTCCCTAATGAGGGTTCGGAAGACGGAGTCTCACCTACTGCTCCCACTTCACTGAGTGATGTTCAGGAAGATGCTGAGAACAGTCTGTCGATTAACTTTGTTTTTGAAGATGAACCAGATTCAGAACATCAGAACAATTCCCAGTCTAACTCTAACTGA
- the LOC104425739 gene encoding E3 ubiquitin-protein ligase PRT1 isoform X2, which yields MAEEESSAQKMEELRSVAIEDDESEQIYESFICCVCLDLLYKPVVLACGHISCFWCVHQSMSGLRKTNCALCRQPYLHFPSICPLLHFLLLKMYPDSYRRREIQTLEEEKKMETFSPQFDALAWRPGDEEQQKLSHSSQSHMTCSGPNSSMDTGSFRNGEPNARKVQSEPVEGIDSYGPSSPKQDLKLEHDITVQEENAHPVGSDQSYKKITASDVLCTECKKLLFRPVSLNCGHVYCESCIVYPADGKLTCQVCKSRHPGGLPKVCLELDHFLEQQFPKEYALRRLAARPRLTISENDSQKSRNSRADKELKNSSRSIDTSMTHLGVGCDYCGMYPIIGDRYQCQDCVEKIGFDLCGDCYNSVASSRPVQPTTSTRAQVQTQKATLYAKLYAQVSDGAARRWLYCSRLP from the exons ATGGCGGAGGAGGAGTCGTCGGCTCAGAAAATGGAGGAGCTTCGATCGGTGGCCATCGAAGACGACGAGTCCGAGCAAATCTACGAATCTTTCATCTGCTGCGTTTGCCT GGACCTTCTTTACAAGCCAGTCGTATTAG CGTGTGGCCATATTTCCTGTTTCTGGTGTGTACATCAATCAATGAGTGGTTTACGCAAGACCAATTGCGCACTGTGTCGGCAACCATACCTTCATTTTCCCAGCATCTGTCCATTACTTCACTTTTTGCTGCTTAAGATGTATCCTGATTCCTATAGGAGAAGGGAAATACAAACATTAG aggaagaaaagaaaatggaaacttTCTCTCCACAGTTTGATGCCCTTGCGTGGAGACCAGGCGATGAGGAACAACAAAAATTATCCCATTCTTCACAATCACACATGACATGTTCGGGCCCTAACTCATCTATGGACACTGGGTCTTTTAGAAATGGTGAACCCAATGCAAGGAAGGTGCAATCAGAGCCTGTTGAGGGTATTGATAGTTACGGTCCAAGCAGTCCCAAACAAGACTTGAAACTAGAACATGATATAACTGTTCAAGAGGAGAATGCGCATCCAGTTGGCTCAGACCAAAGCTACAAGAAGATTACTGCATCGGATGTGCTCTGCACAGAATGCAAGAAATTGCTTTTTCGTCCCGTTTCTCTTAATTGCGGCCATG TATATTGTGAATCTTGCATTGTGTATCCAGCTGATGGAAAGCTCACATGTCAAGTTTGTAAAAGCCGACATCCAGGGGGATTACCAAAAGTTTGCTTGGAGCTGGATCATTTTTTGGAGCAACAGTTTCCGAAAGAGTATGCTTTGAGGAGATTAGCTGCACGGCCTAGACTGACCATCTCAGAGAATGATAGCCAAAAATCTC GTAATAGCAGAGCTGATAAAGAACTAAAGAATTCATCACGGTCAATTGATACTTCGATGACCCATTTGGGAGTTGGCTGCGATTACTGTGGG ATGTATCCAATAATTGGAGATAGATACCAGTGTCAGGATTGTGTCGAGAAGATTGGCTTTGATCTCTGTGGAGATTGCTACAATTCCGTTGCAAGCTCCCGGCCGGTTCAACCAACAACATCGACCAGAGCACAAGTTCAGACCCAAAAAGCCACTTTATATGCAAAACTATATGCTCAGGTTAGTGACGGGGCAGCTAGACGATGGCTCTACTGCTCTCGTCTTCCCTAA
- the LOC104425739 gene encoding E3 ubiquitin-protein ligase PRT1 isoform X1 — protein MAEEESSAQKMEELRSVAIEDDESEQIYESFICCVCLDLLYKPVVLACGHISCFWCVHQSMSGLRKTNCALCRQPYLHFPSICPLLHFLLLKMYPDSYRRREIQTLEEEKKMETFSPQFDALAWRPGDEEQQKLSHSSQSHMTCSGPNSSMDTGSFRNGEPNARKVQSEPVEGIDSYGPSSPKQDLKLEHDITVQEENAHPVGSDQSYKKITASDVLCTECKKLLFRPVSLNCGHVYCESCIVYPADGKLTCQVCKSRHPGGLPKVCLELDHFLEQQFPKEYALRRLAARPRLTISENDSQKSLGNSRADKELKNSSRSIDTSMTHLGVGCDYCGMYPIIGDRYQCQDCVEKIGFDLCGDCYNSVASSRPVQPTTSTRAQVQTQKATLYAKLYAQVSDGAARRWLYCSRLP, from the exons ATGGCGGAGGAGGAGTCGTCGGCTCAGAAAATGGAGGAGCTTCGATCGGTGGCCATCGAAGACGACGAGTCCGAGCAAATCTACGAATCTTTCATCTGCTGCGTTTGCCT GGACCTTCTTTACAAGCCAGTCGTATTAG CGTGTGGCCATATTTCCTGTTTCTGGTGTGTACATCAATCAATGAGTGGTTTACGCAAGACCAATTGCGCACTGTGTCGGCAACCATACCTTCATTTTCCCAGCATCTGTCCATTACTTCACTTTTTGCTGCTTAAGATGTATCCTGATTCCTATAGGAGAAGGGAAATACAAACATTAG aggaagaaaagaaaatggaaacttTCTCTCCACAGTTTGATGCCCTTGCGTGGAGACCAGGCGATGAGGAACAACAAAAATTATCCCATTCTTCACAATCACACATGACATGTTCGGGCCCTAACTCATCTATGGACACTGGGTCTTTTAGAAATGGTGAACCCAATGCAAGGAAGGTGCAATCAGAGCCTGTTGAGGGTATTGATAGTTACGGTCCAAGCAGTCCCAAACAAGACTTGAAACTAGAACATGATATAACTGTTCAAGAGGAGAATGCGCATCCAGTTGGCTCAGACCAAAGCTACAAGAAGATTACTGCATCGGATGTGCTCTGCACAGAATGCAAGAAATTGCTTTTTCGTCCCGTTTCTCTTAATTGCGGCCATG TATATTGTGAATCTTGCATTGTGTATCCAGCTGATGGAAAGCTCACATGTCAAGTTTGTAAAAGCCGACATCCAGGGGGATTACCAAAAGTTTGCTTGGAGCTGGATCATTTTTTGGAGCAACAGTTTCCGAAAGAGTATGCTTTGAGGAGATTAGCTGCACGGCCTAGACTGACCATCTCAGAGAATGATAGCCAAAAATCTC TAGGTAATAGCAGAGCTGATAAAGAACTAAAGAATTCATCACGGTCAATTGATACTTCGATGACCCATTTGGGAGTTGGCTGCGATTACTGTGGG ATGTATCCAATAATTGGAGATAGATACCAGTGTCAGGATTGTGTCGAGAAGATTGGCTTTGATCTCTGTGGAGATTGCTACAATTCCGTTGCAAGCTCCCGGCCGGTTCAACCAACAACATCGACCAGAGCACAAGTTCAGACCCAAAAAGCCACTTTATATGCAAAACTATATGCTCAGGTTAGTGACGGGGCAGCTAGACGATGGCTCTACTGCTCTCGTCTTCCCTAA